The stretch of DNA cataaaaatattaagttgTTCGAATCAGAAGTATTTTCATTACCAATAATAAAACAGAAGGTGATAGTAGAGACCGCTAATGATGTATCTTCGGTTATTGCATATTTCAAGTGTTGTATACGGAAAATATGACGAATAACGGTATAAAAACGcaagtatatacatacactTTGGTTGAGACTTTGTGCAGCAATTTTAGGACGAAACAGAATCAAATGCAAGATCATAATTCGAACCAATTGATGTTCACAATTGTATGTTCGAATTGCTCTTTAACGTGCACTATTATTAAAACAAATCTGATATGAAATCATCATCGGCATAGTCACTGTAATCATCTGCTCCAGGAGGTACGAAAATCCCTCCGAGCACACCGGACAAATTTTCACCGAGACCCATCGCCGATGCAACTCCAAACACAAGTCTCATCACGAGTAATCTCATGAAGTTCACTACGTTCGTTTCTTTGCTTTGTAGAGACAACTGTGTTGTCTTCTTTACTTTGCTCTCGACGCATTGAATCTGTCGAGCATTACAGAGAGAAATTATTACGAACTCGTAAAGGAAAGAAtcattatattaaattataatttcttgaaaaaataTCTATACTTTTTACGTAAAATTGTACACTAATGTAAGATATCTGAATTTTTATTAGATGCTACTAATAAACATTTAATTGGAATTACAAATGtataaaacaagaaataaattcttatgattatacaaaattataattttgattaCTTCTgggatttatattttttgtctacacatttaataattttaaagtgattaaataaatctttaaCCAAATAAAAATGTCCGATCACGTTTTCCCGTGATCGATGACTAACAAATAGCGGGAACGTACATTCTGATGTCacaattaatttatcgattatatGAAGATTAAGTATATTCAGGGATTACTTACGCTGATACAAACAATGAGGATTACAGCTAAGGCGAGCGTAACTCTCATCTTGCACTTCCGATGTATTAATCACTTCCTGCGAATATCAGTGAATGCCTTAACGATCGTTGATGtgttttctttgtattttatgtTTCGTTTCCCGCCGATTCGTTTGTAAGTATCGATGGGATCGTTTCAACTGACCACGCAGAGTGAGCAACGAGAACTGGACTGAACAACGTTTCCGCGGGAGAAACTCGTTCGGTTCCTATTCTCGTTAAACCTTGATGCTAATAGAGCACAGGTCGTAACATACAATCGAACAGGTGAACGATGGGGACAAAGTAAAATAAGTGGCATGATCGCAGAAGTTATTCTACGCTAACGGTACACGACGAAAAAAGGCATCCAGGCCATCTCTTCAGGTTACGCGATACGTGCTCGGCCACTGGCCCACTGTGTGTATAGTCACGGCTACGGCTGTTAGAGGATCTATTCGAATTGAGCGCGTGAAAGaaaagatatacatatgtaagtaTTTATGAATATGTACAGTGGGaacaaaaagtatttgcacTTTCATAAAAACTAATAACTAGGATAGTGAAATCACTAAATGGCAGGCAGCAAGGTGCGTGAATGATCTTTTTATCAGGTTCTAAAGTACATGATACGACGTTTAATATATTTCGATCTAATTAATAGTATGTAAATACTGTAACAAATATGGTGGTGTGCAAAAACTTCTTGGAGCTATTGTATGAGCATTCTCTTAGTCTGTCAAAGTATGCATTTTACATATTGTCCTAAAGGCTAGTATATATGTAGCTGTTAGGAAACGATAGtcgttttataaatttcaaatttcattgatATTTGACATTAATATagggaagaaaatatttgtaataattttcttagtAACTCTTGTTAAATTACCATCTAAAAAACGAATTGTTATATTGAATGTAATATAACTAATAAGAATAAGGAAATTAATACGAAGAATACCAAAAACGTCATACATTAATGAAAAACGGTTTTTGGTTGAAATGAACACAGACTCACCATTTACACATTGTAAGACCTATAATCTAAAATGTGTGTTTATGCTTCGTTTGATGCCAAGAATTGAACTGAACGTGAggatattacatattaaaaaCGATTCAAGAATTTGGCCTGAAGTATGGGTATTATTGCTGACACGAATTGTTGCTTTTCTATTACTGTTGTCTAACGTAAAAagtgttttaatttttaataatgaactattaaatattccatatatatttatgtacatacatatatatacatattaatatatatttatgtatagaaATCACAAGAGAAAAGCATGATAAGTACATGTTTATGATTTTACGGAAATGAAAGATATAAAGATATTACTAAGCAAgcaatattttacaatcttCGATATTGTAACATTATGATGAGCAATAtcttgaaaattttgaaaaggATGAAAAAATACACGCTTACCTCTAAAACCAAATATAAAGACAATTTTGCTAATATAGAATTAAttgataacgtaataaattgtaaaattgttttttcttgtaattttcatATGATCAGTATAgatttataatatatcataaaaaattatatatgaaaaaatgatgtatgaactaaaatgtaaatatacgTGACAGaccataaaattatttataactttttattttcattcgatcGATATCTGTAAGCGTGGTCAATTTTATGGTTCACTGTCGTCACTATACCATTATTGATTGTGCTTAGAATGGTGGTTTCATTACCATTCAATCGTTTGCGATCGTTAAATTGTTCTTCAATCATTTGTCGTCATAATGAGTCTTACCTGTCTACCATGTAGGTTTGTCGGACAAAGAATAGAGTTAATGAATGTTAAcagattattttttgaaaatttttactaCGGGTTTATATAtcaaatatcgataaatttatcgatatttaaaatttgtaaaataatggaaataataataataatggtTTATTAGCACTAGTAACTTGTAACTTGTGACTTATAAAATATCTctatacaataataataattcaatggTGAAAGATGAATCAGCAGCgtgaatataaaaaatataaaactttccTACTTTCACTTTTATCTATCCAGTACTTCTTCCATCTCAAGTTAATGCATCCTCTGGAACCATCAAGCATGTATCAATAGACAGAAATAGATGATCACCAACATAGTGGAGAATCGATTGGTTTAAAACGATTGAATGGAAATGAAAGTCGTTCAGAAGTAGCGGCTGTGACAATGGCCGAGGTACGATCACCTCGACGACGATGCTAATGACAAGGTTCGATTTGCGGTGAAAGACGAAGGACAGCCAGCAGGAGGATTCAGCTGGGGTTTCCTTTGGAATCGGCGATTGGGCGAACACGGGGAGCTTGTAATGAAAGGCAGGATGCGCTCGGGACCGGACGTGATGTTCTTCGCATACAGAAACAGTTCCagaaacgaaggaaacacCGTCGCATGGACTATGATGATTGGTACCCCTCCATCAAGATAACCGTGTCCTAAGTATGGCATGGTAAGAAGACGACACCGGATAGGTTTTTATGCCTTCTCAACTGTTTGTGCATTTATTTATGACGCGATACTAATTTCGTTCTGATCAAGCCGGAGATTGCTGGTCTTTTAAGATCTTCCTAgggttttatattttattgtcaGGGCACGTTGTTAAATGTATTTGCATGGAAACATAACCTAAGAacgtatctttttgcttggaattttaattttcttttatttggaACTTTCTGAAATCGAATTTTGAcgtttcgtttgattttgaatttaaataagGGCTTGATCAAGGTCTTTTTGCACAATCAAACTGATATTAATAGTTTTACAAgtattacaaattacaagtcaTCTGATTATCCTATTTagtgaaaaattataaaatcataaggaagaagtttaaaatttattgcttctaacttgttaattttgttttaaatcTTATTAACAGTAAATTAAGACATAATTAATCAGGGCAGGGACTACAAAGTGGATAATAAATTATGTAAGAAAAGCAAATAGTAAATCGGTGATTGAAATGCTGCGTGCATTCAACCGTAAGGAAGATTTTTGCTGGGAAAAAcgatagaataaaatgaaacgatCAATACCTATCAACGAGACTTTCTGTTGCAACCTATACAGGTGAACATAGAATGAAGTAAACGCGCGTTAAGAGTTCATAGACCCAGTCA from Bombus huntii isolate Logan2020A chromosome 3, iyBomHunt1.1, whole genome shotgun sequence encodes:
- the LOC126864178 gene encoding uncharacterized protein LOC126864178, which produces MRVTLALAVILIVCISIQCVESKVKKTTQLSLQSKETNVVNFMRLLVMRLVFGVASAMGLGENLSGVLGGIFVPPGADDYSDYADDDFISDLF